From the genome of Nicotiana sylvestris chromosome 2, ASM39365v2, whole genome shotgun sequence, one region includes:
- the LOC104215168 gene encoding U1 small nuclear ribonucleoprotein C-like, translated as MPRYYCDYCDTYLTHDSPSVRKQHNAGYKHKGNVRTYYQQFEAQLNQSLIDQKVKEHLGAFRPVGLPFPQLRPGLPVLPTPQMPMGGNPQMPAGSQWVPGMRPPVLPRPMPGVPGYAPPPMPQMLAPPGAPMPGQFNNMQRPGAPPGAIPGSVGMPASTGGPPMFAPPVYQGSIAVPANGGGDSSSINAQAADSNQ; from the exons ATGCCtcg GTATTACTGTGACTACTGTGATACTTACTTGACCCATGATTCT CCTTCTGTGAGAAAGCAGCATAATGCAGGCTACAAACACAAG GGAAATGTTCGAACTTACTATCAACAATTTGAGGCACAATTGAACCAGAGTTTAATTGACCAAAAAGTCAAGGAACATCTAGGTGCCTTTAGACCAGTTGGCCTTCCTTTTCCCCAGCTAAGGCCCGGTCTTCCTGTTCTTCCGACTCCTCAGATGCCCATGGGAGGTAATCCTCAAATGCCAGCCGGTTCCCAGTGGGTCCCTGGTATGCGGCCTCCTGTGCTTCCAAGGCCCATGCCTGGCGTTCCAG GTTATGCACCTCCACCGATGCCTCAGATGTTGGCCCCTCCCGGTGCTCCTATGCCTGGTCAATTCAATAATATGCAACGGCCTGGCGCACCACCAGGTGCAATTCCAGGAAGTGTAGGAATGCCTGCTTCTACTGGTGGCCCTCCAATGTTTGCACCTCCTGTGTATCAAGGAAGTATCGCTGTGCCAGCCAACGGAGGAGGTGATAGTTCCAGTATCAATGCCCAAGCTGCAGACTCTAATCAATAG
- the LOC104215169 gene encoding uncharacterized protein — translation MAPTKNKKQSNNAAESSSKSVVTEKKTPKALKAKRKLVKKFSHLNSEQSNNAAESSSKSVVAEEKTPKALKAKRKLVKKFSHLNSEQSNNAAESSSKSVVAEEKTSKALKAKCKLVKKFSHLDSAQTEEAEISPQVQARKKDKKAKDGNEGNHVGGKDVKAKRKLVKKFSHLNSAQTKEAEISPQVQARNKDEKAKDGNEGNHVGGKDANGSQNKNPGNKGMENMSGRCGEVSKDEKTKRSLALYGGSGEVNSKDIKTVNSLGGMIFMCNAKTKADCFRYRVMGVQASKQDVVMGVKPGLKIFLFDFDLKLMYGIYEASSAGGMRLEPAAFGGGFPAQVPFKIHKGCIPLPEKVFKNAIKDNYDERTRKFKTELTVVQVEKLMELFRPTPLLDPALTPVVQDPGAQPVNQSRAAPPLYGAHYNSSKPARNFSPHDHQRQQFAGHFVMPREVSHHPNFLTEKDYRSYGLQQAKHLQPSISAVHVNHKLDHYSLQPAKHLQPSTSAIHVNPKSDHYGSEQGMPQLLRDPASVRSDAAFARSGHVYADPVFPSEREYRGYGLKSFHGQPVTVAPAVASSNTAAAAVDHSLLKNVNPYDESTTSLVNRYLSMPRATIATGGLPLTGRQSFAGASNYVGDTRGHPGRLLAANERSYPPNAPHVLSNDSHMYQHPRYEPGKSSSVLSQYPFAGPSASRR, via the exons ATGGCTCCAACGAAAAACAAGAAGCAGAGCAATAATGCTGCTGAATCTAGTTCTAAAAGTGTAGTTACTGAAAAGAAAACTCCCAAGGCACTGAAGGCTAAACGTAAACTTGTGAAAAAGTTCTCTCACTTAAATTCTGAGCAGAGCAATAATGCTGCTGAATCTAGTTCTAAAAGTGTAGTTGCTGAAGAGAAAACTCCCAAGGCACTGAAGGCTAAACGTAAACTTGTGAAAAAGTTCTCCCACTTAAACTCTGAGCAGAGCAATAATGCTGCTGAATCTAGTTCTAAAAGTGTAGTTGCTGAAGAGAAAACTTCTAAGGCACTGAAGGCTAAATGTAAACTTGTGAAAAAGTTCTCTCACTTAGACTCTGCACAAACCGAAGAAGCTGAGATCAGTCCACAAGTGCAAGCcagaaagaaagacaagaaggcAAAAGATGGCAATGAAGGAAATCATGTCGGTGGAAAAGATGTGAAGGCTAAACGTAAACTTGTAAAAAAGTTCTCTCACTTAAACTCTGCACAAACCAAAGAAGCTGAGATCAGTCCACAAGTGCAAGCCAGAAACAAAGATGAGAAGGCAAAAGATGGCAACGAAGGAAATCATGTTGGTGGAAAAGATGCTAATGGGTCTCAGAATAAGAATCCAGGGAATAAAGGAATGGAAAATATGAGTGGAAGATGTGGAGAGGTGAGTAAGGATGAAAAAACTAAGAGGAGCCTTGCTTTATATGGAGGAAGCGGAGAGGTGAACAGTAAGGATATAAAAACTGTAAATAGTCTTGGTGGAATGATTTTCATGTGCAATGCAAAAACCAAAGCAGATTGTTTCAGATATCGTGTGATGGGTGTTCAAGCAAGCAAGCAAGATGTTGTGATGGGAGTCAAACCTGGTCTTAAGATTTTTCTCTTTGATTTTGATCTTAAGCTCATGTATGGTATTTATGAGGCATCTTCTGCTGGTGGAATGAGACTTGAGCCAGCAGCATTTGGTGGGGGCTTCCCTGCTCAG GTTCCTTTTAAGATTCACAAGGGCTGCATTCCATTACCAGAGAAGGTGTTCAAGAACGCAATTAAAGACAATTATGATGAAAGGACACGCAAGTTTAAAACTGAGCTGACAGTTGTGCAG GTTGAGAAGTTGATGGAGCTGTTTAGACCTACACCATTACTGGATCCAGCTCTCACACCTGTAGTCCAGGATCCTGGGGCTCAGCCAGTTAATCAGAGCAGGGCAGCACCACCTTTATATGGAGCGCATTACAACAGTAGTAAACCTGCACGGAACTTCTCACCACATGATCATCAAAGACAGCAGTTTGCAGGCCACTTTGTCATGCCTAGAGAGGTTTCCCATCATCCTAATTTTCTTACTGAGAAAGATTACAGAAGCTATGGTCTTCAACAGGCAAAACATCTGCAGCCTTCTATTTCTGCTGTACACGTTAACCATAAATTGGATCACTATAGTCTTCAACCGGCAAAACATCTGCAACCCTCTACTTCCGCAATACATGTTAATCCTAAATCGGATCATTATGGATCTGAACAAGGAATGCCGCAGCTCCTGAGGGACCCTGCTAGTGTAAGAAGTGATGCAGCTTTTGCGCGGAGTGGACATGTCTATGCTGATCCTGTCTTTCCAAGTGAAAGGGAATACCGTGGTTACGGCCTCAAGAGTTTCCATGGGCAACCTGTTACTGTTGCCCCTGCTGTAGCAAGTAGTAATACAGCGGCCGCAGCTGTCGATCATAGTTTACTAAAAAATGTCAATCCTTATGATGAGAGTACCACCTCACTTGTGAACCGGTATCTTTCTATGCCAAGGGCAACGATAGCAACTGGAGGGTTGCCGTTGACAGGCCGACAGTCGTTTGCTGGTGCTTCCAACTATGTGGGTGACACCAGAGGCCATCCGGGAAGGTTGCTTGCTGCAAATGAAAGATCTTATCCACCAAATGCTCCTCATGTGCTATCAAATGACAGCCATATGTATCAGCATCCTAGATATGAACCTGGAAAATCATCGTCAGTTTTATCTCAGTATCCTTTTGCTGGCCCGTCTGCATCTCGCCGCTGA